The Triticum urartu cultivar G1812 chromosome 6, Tu2.1, whole genome shotgun sequence genome includes the window AAAGCCTCAAGCCGGCATGGGAAAAAAGCTTCCACCCGGGAGAAAATGCTTGAACCGTTTGTGGAAAAAGCTTCAACCAGCTGTGGAAAAGCGCCATCTGCCTAGGGGAAAATCTTCAGAGCGGCATGAGGAAAAATCTTCCACCACAGGAAAAAAGCTTCAATGGTGAAAAAAGTTTCAAGCGGCGGTGGAAAAGCTTCAACCAGCGGAAGGAAAAGATTCAAGCAGCAATGACGAAAGAACTTCCACATGTGAAAAAAATTTCAACCGAAGGAACACCGATGGTACGAGCGGACGATGAAGAAAACTGCGGCCAGCAACAGGGTGGTTCTGCGACGGACGTGCTATGGCGACGACGGGGCTAGGTGCTGCAACGTGACAAGGTGCCGGTCGTCTTTGCTTTATTTTTGCTACGTGGGGTGGTGGCGTCCTGTTGGAGCCGGGCGACGACCGGCGACAAGGCGGGGGCGATCAACTGCGATCTGGCGGGGGGTGAGGTGTGACCTGCTGCGAGAAACGATTCTTAGAGAGGGACGATTTTCGGATCTCACGGTGGTGGAAGACGAAGATGACGAGGGGCGTGGGCCAGCTAGTAAACCGGTCAGTGGGAGCACTAATTATATCACTGTGGTGCGACCGGCCCAAATTTGATCCGGCGCCTATATATGATGAGTGGCCCTTTATAAAAGATATTGTTGCTGGCGATTTGTCCAAGCCTGTTATGTAATGGAAGCATTGTGTTCCTTCAAAAAAATGGGGACCAAATGAAAATCAGACGTCCACGCAAAAATAAAGCTCAGCCAGCCCGTCGGGTGTGGACGACCACGTTCCCTTCCGGGTCAGTATCTACAGTCAACGAATCCCCTTCTTTGGCCTCCCCAGCGAGCATCATGTCCACGAGCTTATCCTGCAACAGCCTGCCGATGGCCCTCCCTAGCGGCCGCGCGCCATTTCTGCGGTCGTAGCCTTCCTCGACAACGAGCTCCTTGAATCTCTCAGTTATCCGCAGCTCGATCCCCTTCTCCCTCATCCGGCGGACGATCTCCTCCAGCATGATGGAGGCAATTTCCTTCATTTCGGGCTTGGTGAGCTGCCGGAAGACGATCACCTCGTCCAGCCGGTTCAGGAACTCGAGCGGGAAGCCATGCTTCTCCTTCATGTCCTTCTGGACCATCAAGCTCGTGATCTGCTCGTCGCCGTCCAAGAGGCTGCTGCCGACATTGGACGTCATGACGATGATCGTGTTCCTGAAGTCCACCGTCCTCCCCTTGCCATCCGTCAGCCTGCCGTCCTCCAACACCTGCAGCAATAAGTTGTACACGTCCTTGTGCGCCTTCTCTATCTCATCAAACAGCACCACCGTGTACGGCCTCCGGCGCACCGCCTCGGTCAGCTGTCCGCCCTCCTCGTACCCGACATAGCCTGGGGACGCTCCGACCAGCTTCGCGACCGCGTGCTGCTCGCTGAACTCGCTCATGTCGAGCCGGACCATGG containing:
- the LOC125516914 gene encoding chaperone protein ClpC1, chloroplastic-like, yielding MKELELTSQIKSAEPTVTEADVQRIVSSWTGVPVEKVSADESAWLTKMEETLHRRVIGQDEAVKAVSRAFRRSRAGLGDPSRPIASFVFAGPTGVGKTKLVKELAACYYGSEEAMVRLDMSEFSEQHAVAKLVGASPGYVGYEEGGQLTEAVRRRPYTVVLFDEIEKAHKDVYNLLLQVLEDGRLTDGKGRTVDFRNTIIVMTSNVGSSLLDGDEQITSLMVQKDMKEKHGFPLEFLNRLDEVIVFRQLTKPEMKEIASIMLEEIVRRMREKGIELRITERFKELVVEEGYDRRNGARPLGRAIGRLLQDKLVDMMLAGEAKEGDSLTVDTDPEGNVVVHTRRAG